ATTCAGAGGCTCGCAGAACATCAACACGGCATGTCAGAAACAGTGGCTGAAACGAGGCCGGAGCAGCCCCCAGTGACAGCTGACGAGAGCGCAAGCTCAACcccagcgccagcgccagcgccagaAGTCGCGCAAACGCCAGTACAAACCCCTGAGAGCAGTACCAAACCTGAGGAACCTACTGTGACGCCCGCAAACGCGTCGAGAGGAGGTAGAGAAACTTCGGACCGGATCCTGTACGTGGGCAACCTGGACCTCGCAGTCACGGAGGAGATGCTGAAGCAGTACTTCCAGGTCGGTGGCTCCATTGCCAACGTCAAGATCCTCAtggacaagaacaacaagcAGGCGAATTACGCGTTCGTCGAGTTCCACCAGCCCCACGACGCTAACGTGGCGTTCCAAACGCTTGACGGCAAGCAAATTGAGAACCACGTGATCAAGATTAACTGGGCCTTCCAGTCGCAGCAGGTATCGTCCGAGGACACGTTCAACCTGTTTGTGGGTGACCTTAACGTTGACGTCGACGACGAGACTCTCGCCAGAACTTTCAAGGACATCCCCACCTTCATCCAGGCCCATGTCATGTGGGATATGCAGACCGGCCGGTCTAGAGGGTACGGGTTTGTATCGTTTGGCGAGCAGACCCAGGCGCAGAAGGCTATGGAAGACAACCAGGGTGCCGTGGTCAACGGCAGAGCAATCAGAATCAACTGGGCTTCCAAGCGCGAGCACAACAGTCACAACAACAACCCAATGAATAACCGCGGCGGAGCGCGTCGCGGCGGCTTCCGCAACCACGGCAATAACCAGCTTAGACACCAGATGCCTCCAATGGGCATGCCAGGTCGCGGTGCTATGCTGCCCAACATGGGGATGCCATCTCAGCCTCCTATGCCCCAAGGTGCTCAGCCTCAGGGTCCTATCATGCCACCCCAGGTGCCTCCACAAGCCGTGGAAGCTATGATGAGAAGTGCCCCACCCAGAGTAACTACCGTGTACATCGGCAACATCCCTCACTTTGCCACAGAGCAGGACTTAATCCCTCTGCTCCAGAACTTTGGGTTCATTGTTGACTTCAAACACTACCCTGACAGAGGTTGCTGCTTCATCAAGTATGGTACGCACGAGCAGGCTGCGGTATGTATTTTGACTTTGGGGAACTTTCCGTTCCAGGGCAGAAACCTAAGAACTGGGTGGGGTAAAGAGAAACCATCTTACATCCCTCAGCCTAAGCCTGGCCAAGGTGCTTCGAAGATGGAACAGTTGCCAACTCAGCCCATCGAGCAGGATCCTCAATCGAACACACCTGCTGAGCAGCCTCAGGAGGAGGAGCAATAAGTTTCAATACCAGATAGTTATTACGTACAATTACTGTGCTAACCTTGTGCTAACGACGTGACAGCCAGGAagcgcttttgaagcttaACGAACTCAGTTAAAAGTGCTCTCAAGCAGTTTCGCATTGATAAACCGGCTTGTAAGTAGGGCCAGCCGTTTCCATTTAGCGTTTAAGCGACATCGTCGCAGGGTATTGTATTGCTGCTCACGTTACCAAGATCTATAAAATTTTATTCGACAAACAGGAAGAGCTAGAAATTGTTCACTCAGTCGAATAGAAATAATCGGACTACCTCTTTTGAACGGGCTAcgctttcttgaaatcgTTTTAGACAAGAGGCTTTCTGAATTCAAAGGACAGCCGGTTGTAAGATCCTTGCACTGATTATATGaattttgttttggaaaaactgTCCGCATTATTTAGTACATTGAGCATCTTCGTTAGAAACTTGAGCCATATCGATAATAAAAGCTCAACATTAATTGTACTTATTGCATCAACTGGAATACTACTatacaagaacaaaagaatTTTCAGAAATATCATGGAAAATATAGGAACTGTGGGCGGCGATCTAACCCGAAGCTTTAGGAATAACTACAAAGGAAGTATGTTCAATAAGTGGGGTTCGAAAGATCCagagcaagaagctgccaTGCTGAAGCGTGGCGGCTACGTTGGTGGGCTGGTCAATGACGGTAATACTTGCTTTATGAACTCTGTGCTGCAAAGTTTagcatcttcaaaaactttactgcagtttttggataaCGAAGTCATCCAAGCGTATAAGGAAGCCGAAGAAAGTGAGGATGAGCATGTAGCAGAGAAAGAATTTGAGagcgaaaaaaagctttctgaGTCTAAAACAAAGCCTAAAAAGAAGGTTTATGGCAAACgcaagaagaggctgaCTAGAAACGCCGAAAAGGATGCATTGGATGACGACCAAGATGCAAACATTGAGTTCAGTACCACACTGAAGGAGCTTTTAAACAAGCTGAATGCAAAGCATTACAGGGATAGGCCctacttcaaaacaaacaaactGCTCAAGACTATGTCTAAAGCCCCAAACAAAAGCATTATTCTTGGGTACGACCAAGAAGACGCACAAGAGTTTTTCCAGACCATCTTGtcagaacttgaaaagaacgTGAAATCTCTTTACGGGAAATCATCcaaggatgaagaagctccaGTGCAATTCGATCAACTGCCCGAAGATTCTATGGTTGGTCAAGAAAGACTAGGCGAAATGGGCACTGTCTATATTCCCACTGAGCAGATTGACCCTAACTGCGTACTGGCTCATGAAAATAAAAGTCTTTATTCccctttcaagctcatcactCCCTTGGATGGTCTAACGGCAGAGAGGATAGGATGCTTGCAGTGTGGTGAAAATGGTGGCATTCGTTATTCTGTGTTTTCCGGGTTAAGCTTGAACCTGCCCAGCGAAAACCTGGGCTCAACTTTAAAGCTTTCGGAGCTTCTTCGTGAGTGGATAAAACCTGAAATCATTGAAGGAGTTGAATGCAATCGCTGTGCTCTCAATGCAGTGCTTGAACACCTCgagaaaactttgattCAATACGAGGGCTCAGAGCATTCTTCGGAGAAGCTTGTCGCCGCCGTCAAAGCTCGCGTAGAGCAACTGAAAGACATATTGGCCAAACCTGCTattgatgacgatgactACAAAAAACTGCATACCGAAAACATGGTTCGAAAGTGCTCCAAGTCTAAGCAGATAATTATCTCTCGTCCTCCACCGCTACTCTGCATCCACATTAATAGATCTGTTTTTGATCCCCGCACATACATGATCAGAAAAAACAACTCCAGAGTTTTGTTCAAATCTAAACTCAATTTAGCTCCATGGTGTTGCGCGCCTGATGAAATAAACCTCGATGCCCGTCTCCCCATGTccaaaaaagaacaaaaatcGTTAGAGTCATCTGAAGACGAGAATGTCGGGGGTGAGTACTTCGCCAAATTACACAGACACTTTGAGGAGGAGTTTGAAGacagcgaagaagaagagggcaactttgaagcatctAACAGAGATGTATCTGACTACGATCCTCTAAGAGGCGAAATAGAATCTTCGAGTGACGAGAACGAGTCGTCCTCGGATGGCGAGTATGAAGTTGATGCTCTAGGAAACCGcgtcttcaagcaaaatGGTGCCCAGACTGAGCAGGAGCTAGTTGATGGAACCTCTGCTGATCCAGAGGTTGCCTCTCTTGAGGGCTCGGATGCCGCGGAAAGACTTGATGGTATTGAGCCTGAGACACTTGAtaacgaagacgaagaagacagcGAAAGCGACCATGAAGTTAAGCAGCCACCTTCTCTTTCATCTTTGCACCATGCTCCTAGCTCCTCAACCGTTCCTGTCGGTCCTTTGACCTACGCCTTGCGGTCTGTCATTGTACACTACGGGACACACAACTACGGACACTACATTGCATTCAGGAAGTTTAGAGGCCTGTGGTGGAGAATATCTGATGAGACGGTCTACGTTGTGGACGAAGCAGAGGTTCTCTCCACACCAGGAATTTTCATGCTATTTTATGAGCACGATTACAATGAGTCGCTTCACGCAATGAACGATGACCTGGAGTGGGAGGAGGAAAACGAGGACAGGGAGTGAACACCTCGCTTAAAAAATCCTCAACGCCTCGACTAAAGGTTCTGCATAAGAGGTTTTCAGGCGCTCAACTATTGAATAATTAATAAAGTTTAGTATGTAACCAACTAACAATCTTTGAACCTATCACACAAGCGCTTCgctctcttcttgctctctGCCAGCGAATTGCTGATACCTTAGCTCGttctcctttttttcttcgagaaCGTCCTCCTCGATCAGCTCGGTTAGGTCGTAATCAAACTCGTTAGGGTCGGCACTGTATTTGCCGATGGTGCGCTTTTTTAGTCCGGTTTTACTATCGACCTCGAATGGCTTGTTTCGGCTCGAAGTGCTCGCATTGTCACGCAACTGAAATTTGATTGGATTCTCGTCCTTGGAGAACTCTAGCTTTTCCTTAAGCTTCTGGGTTCTCGATAGATGTTCGTGATCAGTCTTTCCCGCTCTTGCCGCGGGCTTCCGGAACTTGTATGCGAAAGTTCCAGACAACAGcggaagaagcagaacaAACGCGACAATGATCACAAACAACACAAGAAACGCGTAGAAGTCCATGGCTCGTTTTCTCTCAGCGTCTGTCTCTGCCTAAATCGAAACTATGCGCTACTGGACTCGCCGaacgattttgaaaaatatctGCCATATATTGAGCCACAGCAGAAAAGGGCACTAACCTTACTTCAAAGCCTCGGATATCGCTATGCTTAAGAGATCGATTATAACATTTGGCACTGCAGTAGCGAGGCGCCCTGTGCTAAGGCCCTACGCCGCCTGCGTCCGCGCCTTCAGCAGGCTCCAAGTGATCCCCACCGCGCGCGGTTTCGCGTCGGGCCCGGGGTCCACCGATGGCCATGAAATACCGAAAGAAGTTCTGGAACTCAGCGCCGATGCTTACCACATATCCTCGGACGCATTCCTAGATTCCTTGCAGGAAcagctcgaagagctgaGCGATGCCTACCCCGACCTTCTTCCCGACGTCGAGCTCACCCAGGGCGTGATGACCTTAGAGGTTCCTGCTGTCGGCACTTACGTGATCAACAAGCAACCTCCAAACAAGCAGATTTGGCTCTCCTCGCCGGTCTCGGGCCCTAACCGTTTTGACTTCTACAAAAATCGCTGGATCTCGCTACGTGACGGCCAAGACCTACTGTCCCTTCTTAACATAGAGCTGAGCGACGTTCTGCCAAAGCCCGTGACCATAGAGGCCTAGTACTATTCATCTACGTATATGTGTAACGCCAACTTCTGTCAATAGCCTACGATCCATCGGTGCTCTTCCTGATCTCCGCCGCTCTGTTCTGTTCCCGTGATGAGCATCTCCATCTTGCTTTATACGGGTTGCGCTGTGCAACCATCTACATAGACAAAAAGCCCCCTGATAACTCTGTCTTTTGCTCTTTAAAACACTTAAAAGCTGGCAAGTTTGATCCTCGCTCGTCTTTTATCGACAACCTTTGTACCACAAATCTCCCGCGCTATGACCTCCAAATCCTTCATTGTAACACTCAAAGATCACGTTGCCGACGTCGATGTTTCCTCTATCAAAGACTCCTTCTCCAAGTTGGGGGGCCAGATAACCCACGAATTCTCGCTCATCAAGGGCTTCACAGTTAAGATGCCAGAATCCAGCGTTGCGAGCGCCAAGGAGCAGCACGCTGATGCAATCGCCAACATTGAGGAAGACAAGGAGGTTTCCATTAAGAAATAATCAAGAAGCGCTCCTTAAACAAATGGCAGGCGTATATATGTGATGTTGAGCAGATGAGATCGATGTATATTGTGATACAGTAACTAAAAGCCATCTTCCCGCTTCAGCGTTTTTTCTTTAGGCTCCCTATCGGAGGGCATTTAAGTTTCCGAAACATCGAGTCTTTCGTTCTTAGTGACATCTCCACATTGTCAGTTTCGAGGGGCTACATAACGTCCCTAAAATGACAGCATTCCCCATACGCTTGTATTAAAACTCAAGCATTGCAGGCTATTCGATGGACAGTTCGAACCGTTGGGTGCTTTAAACAGACAACTCTTGAAATAAAATGAGCTACGCTCAATTAAACAGTGACCCGCAATTCAAGCCCGTTCAGGGTATTTACGAGGGGCGCCTTCGTCAGTTTACTGACGGCGGGGGTGAATATAAGGAATTGAACCTGCCCAAGTTTTACGACAAAAAGCGCATCTCGTTGGACCAGGACAGCGTAAAGGTCCAATGGTACCAGGTGCGCTTTGAGAAAGGCTCTTCCCCTGTGTCGCCTGACAAGCGACCTCCCTGGAGCGAAATTGTGgagaaagacaaaaataaagagcttgaatTTAGGGACGCGCAAAAAGGCCAGCCTTTCGGACCCAGCTGGTCAACAACGTGGTTTAGAGTCCAGGTGACAGTGCCTGACGAATGGCTGGCAGCCGAGGAACAGCTCATTTTCGAGTGGGACTGCAGCAACGAAGGCATTGTCATTGACCCAGAGACGCTGATCCCAAAAACGGCTTTTTCTGGAGGGGGAGAAAGAAACGAGTACATGCTTCCCAAGGGCCAGAAGCACCACGTCTTCTACATCGAGAGCGGCAATAACGGAATGTTCGGTTGTGGTGCCGGTTCAAGTATTAATCCTCCGGATAACAACAGATATTTCCACCTCAACAAAGCGGACTTGGTTTGGCCTAACTGGGAGGCTCGAGCCCTCTTCATTGATTTCTGGATGTTGTCGGATGCGGCCCGCGAACTTCCTGGAGACTCCTGGCAGAAGCATAAAGCCCGGCACGTGGGTAACTCGGTGATGGACTTATTTGACCCAGAAGACGCCAGCACTGTTACAAAGTGTAGGAAACTTATTCGCGAAGAGTATTTTGATCAACTGGCAGACGATCCAAAGGTTTTCCAGGCCGGCGATAGCTCTGTGAGGGCCGATGTTCATGGGGTGGGCAATTGTCATATTGATACCGCGTGGCTATGGCCTTTCGCTGAGACTCGTAGAAAAGTGGTGCGTTCTTGGACGTCGCAGTGCACCTTGATGGACCAGTATCCCGAGTACCGGTTTGTTGCGTCACAAGCTCAGCAGTTTAAGTGGTTGCTTAAGGAGCACTCGAACTTTTTTCATGAAGTGCTCATTCCCAAAATTCAGCAATCGCAGTTTTTCCCCATCGGCGGTTCGTGGGTCGAAAATGATACTAACATTCCCTCGGGGGAGTCGTTGTGTCGCCAGTTTTTCTTAGGCCAGCGGTTCTATCTTAAACACTTTGGTAAGAAAAGTGACGTTTTTTGGCTACCTGACACCTTCGGTTATTCTTCTCAAGTTCCACAAATCGCGAAGATATCTGGGATTGATAAATTTTTAACCCAAAAGTTGTCATGGAACAACATAAATAGCTTTCCTCACACTACTTTTAATTGGGCAGGCATTGATGGCTCCCAGCTTCTCACACATATGCCCCCGGGAAACACTTATACTGCAAGTTCCCATTTTGGCGACGTCCTGCGTACTGCAAAgggaaacaaaaattcCGACGTTTATGGATCCGGTCTAATGCTTTACGGAAAGGGTGACGGCGGAGGAGGCCCAACGGCAGAaatgctggaaaaaatgAGGAGAATTAGATCCATAAGCAATCGTAATGGAAATGTCATTCCAAAGCTACAAGTTGGAACTACAATCGAGGAATTTTATCAAGACATTCTCGAAAAAACTCACAACGGATTGGACCTCCCAACTTGGGTTGGGGAGCTATATTTTGAGTTTCATAGAGGAACATACACTACTCAGGCCGAAGTTAAACGGCTTATGAGACTTTCTGAGATTAAAATGCACGATTTGGAGTGGATTGCAACTAAGGCTTCACTCGTTTATCCCGACGAGTATGAGTACCcaatcaacaaaatcaacaGGATCTGGGAAGACATTCTTCTATGTCAATTCCACGACGTTTTGCCTGGTTCTTGTATTGAACTTGTTTACAAATATGAAGCACGCCCTATGTTGAAAGACGCCATCACCGAAATCGAGTCCTTGATTAACGATGcgctcaagtttttgaagaaaaaagggAAAGGAAACTCGTCAATTGGTAcccttgagcttgttgaaagcGACGCAACAAACTCGGCGAAAAACGAGAGAGAGTTTGTAAAGTTAAAGGATGAAGCTAAGCACATCAAAATGACAAATGATGTACTCGAAGTTACCATagacaaagaaaaaggtgttATTTCGTCGATCAAAGACAGAGAAAGGGAAGTCGAATACCTAGACCTGGATGGAGGCCGAAACAAGCGAGGTGCAAACCAGTTTGTTTTATTCGATGACAAGCCTCTGGGCTGGCAAGCATGGGATACGGAGCTTTATTCTGTTAACCAGTACAAGTACATCACAAGTTTGGAAAGCGTGGAAATTGCTGAAAACTCTTCTGAAAAGTGTGCTGTTGAACTAACCTTCAAGGTTTCAAATGATTGTGAAATTCTCACAAGCATCTCTTTGGGCTCGAGAACTCAGCATGAAAGCGGGGGGCTGATTGAAATAAAGACATCTGTTAAGAACTGGAATCTCCggaacaagtttttgaaggttgAGTTTCCTGTAAATATTCGTAATGACTTTGCTTCATACGAAACTCAGTTTGGTATCACAAAGAGACCTACACATTACAATACATCTTGGGATGTTGCCAAATTTGAAGTGTGCCACCACAAGTTTGCTGACTACTCGGAATTTTCGAAGGGTGTGTCTGTAATCAATGACTCAAAATACGGTTTTGCGACTCATGGAAACCTGATGCGTCTTTCTCTGCTGAGGTCGCCAAAGGCGCCTGATGCACATGCGGACATGGGCTCCCATGAAATAAGATATGCGCTGTATCCCCACAGAGGAGCGCTTTCTTCTAGCACTGTACATGAAGCGCTGAAGTTCAATTATCGCCACCATTATTCCATTCCAGAATCGGTTTCTGAGGCCTTTGATGGCGTTATTGGAATTGAAGGTGATCCGAACGTCATATTGACAAACATCAAGCGTGGAGAGGACGACGAAGGACTTGATTCGGAGTACTCCACTACCAAGGGTGAGAAACGAAGCTTTGTGGTAAGACTTTATGAGTCTCTTGGTGGGGAATCTTTTGCGGTCCTCAAAACCTCTCTTCCTGTGAAAAACGCGCTAAAAGTCGATAATTTGGAGTTGTCTGAAATAAACTCAATACCCTTGACAACGAAATCCTCTGCCTCCTCAGACAAATCCACGTTGGAgttcaaagtcaagctgAGACCATTTGAAATTGCGACTTATAAGTTGGTTTTGTAGATACTAGGTTTTTATGTTACGTTATGACTATAGGTTTATCTTATGATTTTTGATTATGGctctttgactttcaaTTTCGTAACATTCTTATCATTAATAAACAAAGGCATCTGAATAAGAAATGTCAGCGGCGCCCATACCCGATGGGAGGCTGACAATCCAAAAGCACCGGCGGTTTTTACAGCGGCACCTCGCTATTCTcccttcaaaatatcaagaaTATGAGGCAAATAAGCTTGCCATTGTCACCTACGCCTTGATCGGATTGAGTTGCATCGGTGACCCTGTGTCAGAAGAATACGCTGCTAGCAAAGAGTGGCTCAGAAGACATTACAGGGTCATTGGGCGAGGCGAGACCTCACTTGCTGGCTTTTTCCCAAGCCTTTACATGGAAGTTGAGAATGCGCTCACTCTCAGCTTGACTAGCACTCTATTCGGGCTCATTAGCCTGCTTTGCCTAAACGACcacaaattttttattaGCGATGTTGACCGCGAAGGAATCTGTAGgtttgtttcaaaatgtcatAAGCCTGAAACTGGCGGATTTGCTGCAAGCCTCGATGTTGTTGCGGAAGATAGCCTCGAGCCATCCAAAACTGACCCAGATGACTTGAGACACACATACATGGCCATTGCAATACTCTATTTAATGGGCTGCAGAAACGCATCCGAGTTTGGGCGCTATGTCTGCCTTGAACCACTTTTCAGTCATTTCGAACAAAAGGCATGTGTTAGCGGCGGCTTCGGTCAGTATGGTGAGCCACATGCAGGATATACGTCATGTGCGCTCTCTATCCTCGAGTTAATATCAGATCGGTGGGACATATTTCCGAATTCTTTCTATGACAAGACCATAGAATGGCTGCTACAGCGACAAGTTTCAGATAAATGCCCAGAAATGAGTGGAAACGAATACTTTGATCCAGAGGATGATGGTGGGTTCCAAGGAAGGGAGAACAAGTTTGCTGACTCCTGCTATGGATTCTGGTGTGCTAATTCACTGAGCATCTTAAAAGCCCCACATAAGGTAGGTGATGCGTATCAAAATGGTCTCAGTGAGTatctgctcaacaaaacccAGAACCTGCTGTTGGGTGGGTTCGCGAAAAACGACAATGAAGACCCCGATTTGTACCATACCTGTCTTACTTTAGCCGCGCTGTCCATGATGTCTGGCGAGTTCGACGGAACCTTGTTTTTGCCCCGCAAAGTTGCAGATACGGCCAGGAGCCAGTTTATTGCACCCTGATGGCTGTAATGAAATGCTTTATGCTTTTACAATTTCCTAATTACATGAACTTTTTAACTAATTCCTCGTATATTCCCCATGCTATCCCAGCGCTCAGCGCCTTCCTTGTAAGCCTCAGGCTCAGTCCATcaaacaagttcttgggaCGCTCCTTTTTGAGAATAGTTGTCAAtgtttttccaaagctaGGGAACTTTGATGGATTTAGTTGCATCCGAGTTTTGATGGTATCAAAAGGTGCTGTTATCGAGGTCGCCAGACTCgctgaagaaaacgcaGCCAAGCAATTGACTATCGTGGACGTTTTAGTGGAAAAGGATCCGTTATCGTCCCGCACAATGAGTGCGGAAGGCAAAATCTTGGGTATTTGCATTTTAGATTGCTCATAGAACAAAACGTATATCCCCGCATAAGGCGCGTCTCGAAGGATCGTAGCACCGCAACCACTGAAGAGCCCTCGTATACCTTCAGATTTATAAATATGACGAGCAGCCTCTCCGAGGGAGCTGTAGTCGTACATTGTAGATTCAAATCGCACTTTCAGCACTGTAATTGGCATTGTAGCGACCCCAACCGCAGCTCTCGTTATAGCACCTGAAAGAAGATTTTCGTACATTGACAATTGAGGGAGAAAACTGCTACTACCGTTTTTCGAGGCAAGTCCGCGGACTCTTCTGTCTGCAATAGCCGACCTGACGATATTCAAAGTTGACAGGAAAAGTGCGCTACCCACGGAAGTTCGCAGAGCGGATGGCAGTGTACCCTTCCAGAGCTGTTTCGGGGATTTGATAGAATGCACGACGTCCATCAAGTTGCTATTCttgctttgttgaagtctGGTCTTTAGCAAATCAAAGGGTTGCAACACCACTGCTGAAGTCAGGCCACCGACAAACCCTCCCACTAGATGTGAAGTTCCTCTTGGTCTCTCTGACATGTAAGTTTGCCGTTTTTGAGGTAGCAAGAAGTATCGCTAGAGTATTATCCTTACTCGAATAATCAGACCCTTTTGCTAAAGTCAGTTTGTTTAAAAAACAGGCGACAACACATCAATCATTTCATACTATCCAAATAGGACAAGATATCAGCTACTTCGAGCTCGTACAGCGGGAGTTCATCATGTTCGGCAGTACTATTCCCTGAATCCTCGCATACCGAAAGTACTGTAAGGTTGTCGATCCACTTTGACTTGAAAGTTATAGGGCTACCATTTATTGTCCGAACGATTTTAGCAGTTTTATCAGCTTCGAGCGGTTCGAGAGCTCCTAAATTTATTGCAGAAAGACAACAGTTTAGGCCTGTTCCCGTGAGTTTTGTGTATGCCTCTTTCAGAGACCAGTAGTAAATGAAAAGCCTGTCTCTCTGCAAACCTTGTTGTGTTTGTTCAAGGCATTGCAGCTCATCTGAGGAAAAGATATCTTGGAAGAGCCGTAAATAACCAGGACCCCAATTCTCGCAGTCCTTGGTGCTTGCTAAATCAATCCCGATGCTTCCATGGCTTCTTTTGACAAACATAGCGACCTTTCCGCAGCTGTTGGATAAGTTGAAAATGCATGGATTTGCGCTCTCGACGTAAGGCTTCCCCAATTTActcattttgaactttagATCACGCCAGTGTATACCACAGGCCGCAGACGCACCTGCTATCTGCAATATTTGATTGCATAGTGCGGTGTTTCGAGCGTCGCGCTGCTTCCTGCTTAGTATTCTTTGCTGTTTTTCTAGCGGCAGGTACCGCATTCCCATCTCAAACTCAAAGTCGTCGTGTAGGATACCACGATGGTCATCGCAGACCAGAACAAATGCCGGCAAGCCGGTGCCCGCTGAGAGTAACCATTCCTTACTCATTTGGTTGAACCCAACTGGAGTTCGTCGTGattgatcaaaaacgatTGACAATATATATCCCAGAGACAATTTATTGATAAGACACAACACCTTTGAGGGTATCTCACAGAATGGCCCAACCGACAGCTGAAGACCGTAAAGGACTTTACGAGTCAGCGATTGCATTCTTGAATGATCCCAATGTTTCAGATGCGCCCCTCACCAAAAAGATTGAGTTTCTACAATCCAAAGGGTTAACTCGAGAAGAGATTGACCAGGCGATAAAAGAGGCGAAGTCAGGGCCTTCTCCTAATAGTGCCGAACCCAAGGATGCAGCCGTCGACCAGGGCAGGCATGCAGACTATGTGTACGAGGCAATCCCACCGCCATTACCAAAACGTGATTGGAAGGACTATTTTGTAATGGCCACAGCTAGCGCGGGACTATGCTACGGGGTATACCAACTTGCCAAGCTTTATGTCATCCCTAACATCTTACCTGATAGCAAGTCCAAACTGGAGCAAGATAAGGAGCAAATCATGCAGCAATTTGACAAGATGGAACAGCTTCTCTCAACGGTTGAACAGGACCACAGCTCACAAatgaagaaagaagaacagaagttcaaagagctcgatGAGGTAGTAGTAGAGCTACAAACAGCACTAGAAGGAAACGCTAGGACGAGGGAGAAACTGGAAGACGACGTACGAATCCTAAGACTTGAAATCGAGGGACTAcagaagaacttgaattCCTTCATCCTTGAGAACACGGACAGCCCAGCTATTCGCAAGCTCAATGATGAGAtcttgtccttgaagaacctCATGAAGAACAGCACATTGCTCAAATCTGCCACGCCCTCTGAAAACGACAAGTCGCCAGTCCCAGGAGCCGAGGCTATCCCCTCAGCCTCAGAAATTTTGGCTAAAATGAACATACCTAAAAAGAATGATAGTGAAGCGCCAGCATGGAAGAAGAGTAGAGATGCCATGGCCGCTCACAAAGACACTGCACTCCCTGAGTGGCAGAAAACAGCCGCTGAAAAGGCGCACACGCCCATCCCAGAATGGCAAAAGGCTATGTTCAATGCGGAGTCGCCAAGCCCAGAGGAGTCAGTTTCTTAATGGTAAGGATTGTTGGCATGAAGGCCTTCCTATGTAATGTATAATGAAGTAAGTCGTCGTGTACGGATGGTCTTTTTCACGCATTGTAGATCTTGAATCAGTCTAGGATATCGCCTGTTCGAATTGATTTGGACCCACTCAAA
The Lachancea thermotolerans CBS 6340 chromosome G complete sequence genome window above contains:
- the AMS1 gene encoding alpha-mannosidase (similar to uniprot|P22855 Saccharomyces cerevisiae YGL156W AMS1 vacuolar alpha mannosidase) codes for the protein MSYAQLNSDPQFKPVQGIYEGRLRQFTDGGGEYKELNLPKFYDKKRISLDQDSVKVQWYQVRFEKGSSPVSPDKRPPWSEIVEKDKNKELEFRDAQKGQPFGPSWSTTWFRVQVTVPDEWLAAEEQLIFEWDCSNEGIVIDPETLIPKTAFSGGGERNEYMLPKGQKHHVFYIESGNNGMFGCGAGSSINPPDNNRYFHLNKADLVWPNWEARALFIDFWMLSDAARELPGDSWQKHKARHVGNSVMDLFDPEDASTVTKCRKLIREEYFDQLADDPKVFQAGDSSVRADVHGVGNCHIDTAWLWPFAETRRKVVRSWTSQCTLMDQYPEYRFVASQAQQFKWLLKEHSNFFHEVLIPKIQQSQFFPIGGSWVENDTNIPSGESLCRQFFLGQRFYLKHFGKKSDVFWLPDTFGYSSQVPQIAKISGIDKFLTQKLSWNNINSFPHTTFNWAGIDGSQLLTHMPPGNTYTASSHFGDVLRTAKGNKNSDVYGSGLMLYGKGDGGGGPTAEMLEKMRRIRSISNRNGNVIPKLQVGTTIEEFYQDILEKTHNGLDLPTWVGELYFEFHRGTYTTQAEVKRLMRLSEIKMHDLEWIATKASLVYPDEYEYPINKINRIWEDILLCQFHDVLPGSCIELVYKYEARPMLKDAITEIESLINDALKFLKKKGKGNSSIGTLELVESDATNSAKNEREFVKLKDEAKHIKMTNDVLEVTIDKEKGVISSIKDREREVEYLDLDGGRNKRGANQFVLFDDKPLGWQAWDTELYSVNQYKYITSLESVEIAENSSEKCAVELTFKVSNDCEILTSISLGSRTQHESGGLIEIKTSVKNWNLRNKFLKVEFPVNIRNDFASYETQFGITKRPTHYNTSWDVAKFEVCHHKFADYSEFSKGVSVINDSKYGFATHGNLMRLSLLRSPKAPDAHADMGSHEIRYALYPHRGALSSSTVHEALKFNYRHHYSIPESVSEAFDGVIGIEGDPNVILTNIKRGEDDEGLDSEYSTTKGEKRSFVVRLYESLGGESFAVLKTSLPVKNALKVDNLELSEINSIPLTTKSSASSDKSTLEFKVKLRPFEIATYKLVL
- the CDC43 gene encoding protein geranylgeranyltransferase type I subunit CDC43 (similar to uniprot|P18898 Saccharomyces cerevisiae YGL155W CDC43 Beta subunit of geranylgeranyltransferase type I catalyzes geranylgeranylation to the cysteine residue in proteins containing a C-terminal CaaX sequence ending in Leu or Phe has substrates important for morphogenesis), which produces MSAAPIPDGRLTIQKHRRFLQRHLAILPSKYQEYEANKLAIVTYALIGLSCIGDPVSEEYAASKEWLRRHYRVIGRGETSLAGFFPSLYMEVENALTLSLTSTLFGLISLLCLNDHKFFISDVDREGICRFVSKCHKPETGGFAASLDVVAEDSLEPSKTDPDDLRHTYMAIAILYLMGCRNASEFGRYVCLEPLFSHFEQKACVSGGFGQYGEPHAGYTSCALSILELISDRWDIFPNSFYDKTIEWLLQRQVSDKCPEMSGNEYFDPEDDGGFQGRENKFADSCYGFWCANSLSILKAPHKVGDAYQNGLSEYLLNKTQNLLLGGFAKNDNEDPDLYHTCLTLAALSMMSGEFDGTLFLPRKVADTARSQFIAP
- the HEM25 gene encoding Hem25p (similar to uniprot|Q07534 Saccharomyces cerevisiae YDL119C Hypothetical ORF), coding for MSERPRGTSHLVGGFVGGLTSAVVLQPFDLLKTRLQQSKNSNLMDVVHSIKSPKQLWKGTLPSALRTSVGSALFLSTLNIVRSAIADRRVRGLASKNGSSSFLPQLSMYENLLSGAITRAAVGVATMPITVLKVRFESTMYDYSSLGEAARHIYKSEGIRGLFSGCGATILRDAPYAGIYVLFYEQSKMQIPKILPSALIVRDDNGSFSTKTSTIVNCLAAFSSASLATSITAPFDTIKTRMQLNPSKFPSFGKTLTTILKKERPKNLFDGLSLRLTRKALSAGIAWGIYEELVKKFM